The Stenotrophomonas maltophilia genome includes a region encoding these proteins:
- a CDS encoding esterase/lipase family protein: protein MTPPVLLLHGIWNARAWVGPLAWRLRARGFQVHAFGYSSVFGGPDVAVPQLLERLADAGPLSLVGHSLGGLLALEALRRNPQLPVQRVVCLGSPLRGSGTARSLSDHGWGLALGRSSELLLDGLPDWQGRAEVGLIAGSVPHGLGSLLGAMDDASDGTVALAETRLPGLTDHCVVRTSHSGLVVSPDAARQTAHFLRHGQFDHSRDAAAA, encoded by the coding sequence ATGACTCCCCCCGTATTGCTGCTGCATGGCATCTGGAATGCCCGCGCCTGGGTCGGGCCGCTGGCCTGGCGCCTGCGCGCGCGCGGCTTCCAGGTGCACGCGTTTGGTTATTCCTCGGTGTTCGGTGGCCCGGACGTGGCCGTACCGCAGCTGCTGGAGCGGCTGGCCGACGCCGGCCCGCTGAGTTTGGTCGGCCACAGCCTGGGCGGGCTGTTGGCGCTGGAAGCGCTGCGGCGCAATCCGCAGCTGCCGGTGCAGCGCGTGGTCTGCCTGGGTTCACCGCTGCGCGGCAGTGGCACCGCGCGCTCGTTGTCCGATCATGGCTGGGGCCTGGCGCTGGGGCGCAGCAGCGAGCTGCTGCTGGACGGCTTGCCGGACTGGCAGGGCAGGGCCGAGGTCGGGCTGATCGCCGGTTCGGTGCCGCATGGTCTGGGCAGCCTGCTGGGCGCGATGGACGACGCCTCCGATGGCACCGTGGCCCTGGCCGAAACCCGTCTGCCGGGCCTGACCGATCATTGCGTGGTGCGCACCAGCCACAGCGGCCTGGTCGTGTCGCCGGATGCCGCGCGGCAGACCGCGCATTTCCTGCGCCACGGCCAGTTCGACCACAGCCGCGACGCCGCCGCCGCGTAA
- a CDS encoding cation:proton antiporter produces MSHELIYLLLIFALLVIPRALQRFSLPAPLTCLLFGIIGMLWLGDQAHDAVIGLLATLGISSLFLFAGLEVDLQALRRGMWPLLAHLVIRTGTLFGVGWLAWRYAGLPWQAAGLLALALLTPSTGFIMDSLSRLGLSEDERFWVTSKAIAGELLALAALFIVLQAGDPGHMALSSLALLAMMIGLPLLFIALGRWVAPHAPGSEFSLLVMVGMVAAYITYLLGVYYLVGAFIAGLVARLLHQRMPLLASHENLHALRLFASFFVPFYFFNAGTKVPAEALSFEALGLGIVITLVVLPLRIGVVWLQRRVMFGESFRSSLRVSLALAPTLIFTLVLAAIMRERFQIPAVLFGALLLYAALTTLLPSLVFRTPFDVDPVEQEPAGEGEAAPVAATEALPAAPSAER; encoded by the coding sequence ATGAGCCATGAACTGATCTACCTGCTGCTGATCTTCGCGCTGCTGGTGATCCCGCGCGCGCTGCAGCGTTTCAGCCTGCCCGCGCCGCTGACCTGCCTGCTGTTCGGCATCATCGGCATGCTCTGGCTGGGCGACCAGGCCCATGATGCGGTGATCGGCCTGCTGGCCACGCTGGGCATTTCCTCGCTGTTCCTGTTCGCCGGCCTGGAAGTGGACCTGCAGGCGCTGCGCCGTGGCATGTGGCCGCTGCTGGCGCACCTGGTGATCCGTACCGGCACGCTGTTCGGCGTGGGCTGGCTGGCCTGGCGTTATGCGGGGCTGCCGTGGCAGGCCGCCGGCCTGCTGGCGCTGGCGCTGCTGACGCCGTCCACGGGCTTCATCATGGACTCGCTGTCGCGGCTTGGCCTCAGCGAAGACGAGCGGTTCTGGGTGACCAGCAAGGCCATCGCCGGCGAACTGCTGGCGCTGGCGGCGTTGTTCATCGTGCTGCAGGCCGGTGACCCAGGGCACATGGCGTTGTCCAGCCTGGCACTGCTGGCGATGATGATCGGCCTGCCGCTGCTGTTCATCGCGCTGGGCCGCTGGGTGGCACCGCACGCGCCGGGCTCGGAATTCTCGCTGCTGGTGATGGTTGGCATGGTGGCGGCCTACATCACCTACCTGCTGGGCGTGTACTACCTGGTTGGCGCGTTCATCGCCGGCCTGGTCGCGCGCCTGCTGCACCAGCGCATGCCGCTGCTGGCCTCGCACGAGAACCTGCACGCGCTGCGCCTGTTCGCCTCGTTCTTCGTGCCGTTCTACTTCTTCAACGCCGGCACCAAGGTGCCCGCCGAAGCGCTGAGCTTCGAGGCGCTGGGGCTGGGCATCGTGATCACCCTGGTGGTGCTGCCGCTGCGCATCGGCGTGGTCTGGCTGCAGCGCCGGGTGATGTTCGGCGAGAGCTTCCGCAGCAGCCTGCGGGTTTCGCTGGCGCTGGCACCGACGCTGATCTTCACCCTGGTGCTGGCGGCGATCATGCGTGAGCGCTTCCAGATTCCGGCGGTGCTGTTCGGTGCGCTGCTGCTGTACGCGGCGCTGACCACGCTGTTGCCGTCGCTGGTGTTCCGTACACCGTTTGACGTTGATCCGGTGGAGCAGGAGCCGGCCGGCGAGGGCGAGGCCGCACCGGTGGCGGCGACCGAAGCACTGCCGGCAGCACCGTCTGCCGAGCGCTGA
- the tolR gene encoding protein TolR, translating into MSAAIGRRKRRKLKSEINVVPYIDVMLVLLIIFMVTAPLLTLSFDVDLPQSNAKALESKQDPVIVSVRQDGQLSLKLPDAKEPTAVSAEELEGRLAGIAAQDKGVRVIVAADRAVAYEKVIAAMDVIKRAKVDKVGLATDAR; encoded by the coding sequence ATGTCCGCTGCCATCGGTCGCCGCAAGCGCCGCAAGCTGAAATCGGAAATCAACGTCGTTCCCTACATCGACGTCATGCTGGTGCTGCTGATCATCTTCATGGTCACCGCGCCGCTGCTCACCCTGAGCTTCGACGTCGACCTGCCGCAGTCCAACGCCAAGGCGCTGGAGAGCAAGCAGGACCCGGTGATCGTCTCGGTGCGCCAGGACGGCCAGCTCAGCCTGAAGCTGCCCGATGCCAAGGAACCGACCGCCGTGTCGGCCGAGGAACTGGAAGGCCGGCTGGCCGGCATCGCCGCCCAGGACAAGGGCGTGCGCGTGATCGTCGCCGCCGACCGTGCCGTGGCCTATGAAAAGGTCATCGCCGCGATGGATGTGATCAAGCGCGCCAAGGTAGACAAGGTAGGCCTGGCCACCGATGCACGCTGA
- a CDS encoding YebC/PmpR family DNA-binding transcriptional regulator, whose product MGRGPSIEARKNASDAKRGKIFTKIIREIGVAARGGGGDPNNNPRLRVAVDKGLAVNMSKDVIERAIKKATGELEGVDYEEIRYEGYAPGGVAVIVDCLTDNRVRTVADVRHAFSKCGGNMGTEGSVAFMFKRLGVLSFAPGADEEAITEAAIEAGADDIVVYPDDGSIDVVTSPDAFSAVKDAMAAAGHVADHAEITFRADNDIKVEGEVALQVKKLLDMLEDLDDVQDVYSNAELGADAYA is encoded by the coding sequence ATGGGTAGAGGCCCCTCCATCGAAGCCCGCAAGAACGCGTCCGACGCGAAGCGCGGCAAGATTTTCACCAAGATCATCCGCGAGATCGGCGTTGCCGCGCGCGGCGGTGGAGGCGACCCCAACAACAACCCGCGCCTGCGCGTGGCGGTGGACAAGGGCCTGGCCGTGAACATGTCCAAGGACGTGATCGAGCGCGCCATCAAGAAGGCCACCGGTGAACTGGAAGGCGTCGACTACGAGGAAATCCGCTACGAAGGCTACGCCCCGGGTGGCGTGGCCGTGATCGTCGACTGCCTGACCGACAACCGCGTGCGCACCGTGGCCGATGTCCGCCATGCGTTCAGCAAGTGCGGCGGCAACATGGGTACCGAAGGCTCGGTGGCCTTCATGTTCAAGCGCCTGGGCGTGCTCAGCTTCGCCCCGGGTGCCGACGAGGAAGCCATCACCGAGGCGGCAATCGAGGCCGGCGCTGATGACATCGTGGTCTATCCGGACGATGGCTCGATCGATGTGGTCACCAGCCCTGACGCGTTCAGCGCAGTCAAGGACGCGATGGCCGCCGCTGGCCATGTCGCCGACCACGCCGAGATCACCTTCCGCGCCGACAACGACATCAAGGTCGAGGGCGAGGTCGCCCTGCAGGTCAAGAAGCTGCTGGACATGCTGGAAGACCTGGACGACGTGCAGGACGTGTATTCCAACGCCGAACTCGGCGCCGACGCCTACGCCTGA
- the ruvC gene encoding crossover junction endodeoxyribonuclease RuvC translates to MTRILGIDPGSQRTGVGIIDVDATGRVSYVHHQPLVLLGADDFPQRMKLLVLGLADLCREYEPQEVAIERVFMARNPDSALKLGQARGAAISAVVLRDLPVHEYAASEIKLAVVGRGGAEKQQVQHMVGLMLNLKIKLQADAADALAVAITHAHVRATANRLGLSARQAWGRK, encoded by the coding sequence ATGACCCGCATCCTCGGCATCGACCCCGGTTCGCAGCGGACCGGGGTCGGCATCATTGATGTCGATGCCACCGGCCGCGTCAGCTACGTGCACCACCAGCCGCTGGTGCTGCTGGGCGCTGACGACTTCCCGCAGCGCATGAAGCTGCTGGTGCTGGGCCTGGCCGACCTGTGCCGCGAGTATGAGCCGCAGGAAGTGGCCATCGAACGCGTGTTCATGGCCCGCAACCCCGATTCGGCATTGAAGCTGGGCCAGGCCCGTGGCGCGGCGATCTCGGCGGTGGTGCTGCGCGACCTGCCGGTGCACGAATATGCTGCCAGCGAGATCAAGCTGGCGGTCGTCGGGCGCGGTGGCGCCGAAAAGCAACAGGTTCAACACATGGTCGGGCTCATGCTCAACCTGAAAATCAAGCTGCAGGCCGACGCGGCCGACGCGTTGGCGGTGGCGATCACCCATGCCCACGTAAGGGCGACGGCCAACCGCCTGGGGCTCAGTGCCCGCCAGGCATGGGGCCGCAAATGA
- the aspS gene encoding aspartate--tRNA ligase, translating into MRTHFCGLVDETLIGQTVTLAGWTDVARNQGGVCFIDLRDHEGIVQVTVEVDNAEVFAVAASLGYEDVLQVEGVVRARHAVNDKMRTGKVEVIATAITVLNKAAPLPFHAHENPGEETRLKYRYLDLRRPEMQRMQRTRIKLVQALRRHLDEKGFQDIETPILTKATPEGARDFLVPARMHPGEFYALPQSPQLFKQILMVAGFDRYYQIARCFRDEALRADRQLEFTQLDMEFAFVRERDVQDFVEDMIRAIFKEVVDVQLDASFPRMTWAEAMRRYGSDKPDLRIALELVDVAELVKDSEFPVFTGPANDAEGRVAALRIPGGASLSRKQIDEYAAHAAKYGAKGLAYIKIADNGEISSPIQKFFSEASFAALVAHVGAGNGDIVFFGAGGYNKVSDFMGALRLKAGKDFGLVADGWAPLWVTDFPMFEWDEEEQRYVALHHPFTAPAVDDIADLRANARTAVSRGYDMVLNGNEIGGGSIRIHRPDMQSAVFELLGIGAEEARAKFGFLLDALNYGAPPHGGIAFGIDRIAALMAGTESIRDVIPFPKTTGAQDLMTDAPSPIVDAQLAEVHIQVRPKTN; encoded by the coding sequence ATGCGTACCCACTTCTGCGGCCTGGTCGACGAGACCCTGATTGGCCAGACTGTCACCCTCGCCGGCTGGACCGACGTGGCCCGTAACCAGGGCGGCGTCTGCTTCATCGATCTCCGCGATCATGAAGGCATCGTGCAGGTGACGGTGGAGGTCGACAATGCCGAAGTGTTCGCGGTGGCCGCGTCGCTGGGCTACGAGGATGTGCTGCAGGTGGAAGGCGTCGTGCGTGCCCGCCACGCGGTGAACGACAAGATGCGCACCGGCAAGGTGGAAGTGATCGCCACCGCCATCACCGTGCTGAACAAGGCTGCGCCGCTGCCGTTCCACGCCCATGAGAACCCGGGCGAGGAAACCCGCCTGAAGTACCGCTACCTGGACCTGCGCCGCCCGGAAATGCAGCGCATGCAGCGCACCCGCATCAAGCTGGTGCAGGCGCTGCGCCGCCACCTGGACGAAAAGGGCTTCCAGGACATCGAAACCCCGATCCTGACCAAGGCCACCCCGGAAGGCGCACGCGACTTCCTGGTGCCGGCGCGCATGCACCCAGGCGAGTTCTACGCCCTGCCGCAGAGCCCGCAGCTGTTCAAGCAGATCCTGATGGTGGCCGGCTTCGACCGCTACTACCAGATCGCGCGCTGCTTCCGCGACGAGGCCCTGCGTGCCGATCGCCAGCTGGAGTTCACCCAGCTGGACATGGAATTCGCCTTCGTCCGCGAGCGCGACGTGCAGGATTTCGTCGAGGACATGATCCGCGCCATCTTCAAGGAAGTGGTGGACGTGCAGCTGGATGCCAGCTTCCCGCGCATGACCTGGGCCGAGGCCATGCGCCGCTACGGCTCGGACAAGCCGGACCTGCGCATCGCGCTGGAGCTGGTGGACGTGGCCGAACTGGTCAAGGACAGCGAGTTCCCGGTGTTCACCGGCCCGGCCAATGATGCCGAGGGCCGCGTTGCCGCGCTGCGCATCCCGGGCGGTGCGTCGCTGTCGCGCAAGCAGATCGACGAATACGCCGCGCATGCCGCCAAGTACGGCGCCAAGGGCCTGGCCTACATCAAGATCGCCGACAACGGCGAAATCAGCTCGCCGATCCAGAAGTTCTTCAGCGAAGCGTCGTTCGCCGCGCTGGTCGCCCACGTCGGCGCCGGCAACGGCGACATCGTGTTCTTCGGTGCCGGCGGCTACAACAAGGTCTCCGACTTCATGGGCGCGCTGCGCCTGAAGGCCGGCAAGGACTTCGGCCTGGTCGCCGACGGCTGGGCGCCGCTGTGGGTCACCGACTTCCCGATGTTCGAGTGGGACGAGGAAGAACAGCGCTACGTCGCCCTGCATCACCCCTTCACCGCACCGGCCGTGGACGACATCGCCGACCTGCGCGCCAATGCCCGTACCGCCGTTTCGCGCGGCTACGACATGGTGCTCAACGGCAATGAGATCGGCGGCGGTTCGATCCGTATCCACCGTCCGGACATGCAGAGCGCGGTGTTCGAGCTGCTGGGCATCGGTGCCGAAGAAGCCCGTGCCAAGTTCGGCTTCCTGCTCGACGCGCTGAACTACGGCGCGCCGCCGCACGGTGGCATCGCCTTCGGCATCGACCGCATCGCCGCGCTGATGGCCGGCACCGAGTCGATCCGCGACGTCATCCCGTTCCCGAAGACCACTGGTGCACAGGATCTGATGACCGACGCGCCGTCGCCGATCGTCGACGCGCAGCTGGCCGAAGTGCACATCCAGGTTCGCCCCAAGACCAACTGA
- the ybgC gene encoding tol-pal system-associated acyl-CoA thioesterase — protein sequence MSVEPLFSWPTRIYWEDTDAGGVVYHARYVAFMERARTEWMRSLGYGQERMRAEHGMIFAVRSMQMDFIRPARLDDTLQVSARLVQLKKASMVFDQQILRDGELLLSAQVRIAALDAASFRPRGMDEAVLAVLQPHLHPESEH from the coding sequence ATGTCGGTTGAGCCACTATTCAGTTGGCCGACACGCATTTACTGGGAAGATACCGACGCTGGCGGCGTGGTCTACCACGCCCGCTACGTGGCCTTCATGGAACGGGCCCGGACCGAATGGATGCGTTCGCTCGGCTACGGCCAGGAGCGCATGCGCGCCGAGCACGGGATGATCTTCGCGGTGCGCTCGATGCAGATGGATTTCATCAGGCCGGCACGGCTGGATGACACCCTGCAGGTGAGCGCCCGCCTGGTCCAGCTGAAGAAGGCCAGCATGGTCTTCGACCAGCAGATCCTGCGCGACGGCGAATTGCTGCTGTCGGCCCAGGTCCGCATCGCCGCACTGGACGCGGCCAGTTTCCGCCCGCGTGGCATGGACGAGGCCGTCCTTGCCGTGCTGCAACCCCACCTCCACCCCGAATCCGAACACTGA
- a CDS encoding GNAT family N-acetyltransferase, protein MYSIRRATVDDAPTLSALAARTFTETFGHLYPPQDLQAFLEEAYTVERQRVILAHPDYAVWLLELDGEAVGHAAAGPCGLPHPDVKPGDGELKRLYLIKTQQSCGWGSRLLETALAWLEHEGPRTLWLGVWSENFGAQRFYARYGFEKAGEYLFPVGDTNDLEFILRRAPRAA, encoded by the coding sequence ATGTATTCGATCCGCCGCGCCACCGTGGACGACGCGCCGACCCTGTCGGCGCTGGCTGCCCGCACGTTCACCGAAACCTTCGGCCATCTGTATCCGCCGCAGGACCTGCAGGCCTTCCTTGAGGAGGCCTACACGGTCGAGCGCCAGCGCGTGATCCTGGCCCACCCGGATTACGCGGTGTGGCTACTGGAGCTGGACGGGGAGGCGGTCGGCCATGCCGCCGCCGGTCCCTGTGGCCTGCCGCACCCGGACGTGAAGCCCGGTGACGGCGAACTCAAGCGCCTGTACCTGATCAAGACGCAGCAAAGCTGCGGCTGGGGCAGCCGCCTGCTGGAAACCGCGCTGGCCTGGCTGGAACACGAGGGCCCGCGCACCCTGTGGTTGGGCGTGTGGTCGGAGAACTTCGGCGCACAGCGCTTCTACGCCCGCTACGGTTTCGAGAAGGCCGGCGAATACCTGTTCCCGGTGGGCGACACGAACGATCTCGAATTCATCCTGCGCCGCGCACCGCGCGCGGCCTGA
- the ruvB gene encoding Holliday junction branch migration DNA helicase RuvB, producing MTDDRIIGAGATREDDAADASIRPKRLADYLGQVPVREQMEIYIQAAKGRGDALDHVLIFGPPGLGKTTLSHVIANELGVALRVTSGPVIEKAGDLAALLTNLQPHDVLFIDEIHRLSPVVEEVLYPAMEDFQIDIMIGEGPAARSIKIDLPPFTLIGATTRAGLLTAPLRDRFGIVQRLEFYSVEELTRIVRRSASILGIDCTADGAGEIARRARGTPRIANRLLRRVRDYAQVKAGGHIDEPVAQAAMKMLKVDPEGFDELDRRLLKTMVDYFDGGPVGIESLAAALSEERGTLEDVVEPYLIQQGFLVRTARGRMATHKAYRHMGLKPKNPPQDLFAEVPDVG from the coding sequence ATGACCGACGACCGCATCATCGGCGCCGGCGCCACCCGCGAGGATGACGCCGCCGACGCCAGCATCCGCCCCAAGCGCCTTGCCGACTACCTCGGCCAGGTGCCGGTGCGCGAGCAGATGGAAATCTACATCCAGGCGGCCAAGGGGCGTGGCGACGCGCTCGACCACGTACTGATCTTCGGGCCGCCGGGCCTGGGCAAGACCACCCTCAGCCATGTCATCGCCAACGAACTGGGCGTGGCCCTGCGCGTGACCTCCGGCCCGGTGATCGAAAAGGCCGGCGACCTGGCTGCGCTGCTGACCAACCTGCAGCCGCACGACGTGCTGTTCATCGACGAGATCCATCGCCTGTCGCCGGTGGTCGAGGAAGTGCTGTACCCGGCGATGGAAGATTTCCAGATCGACATCATGATCGGCGAGGGCCCCGCCGCCCGCTCGATCAAGATCGACCTGCCGCCGTTCACCCTGATCGGCGCCACCACCCGCGCCGGCCTGCTGACCGCGCCGCTGCGCGACCGCTTCGGCATCGTCCAGCGCCTGGAGTTCTACAGCGTCGAGGAACTGACCCGTATCGTGCGCCGCTCCGCCAGCATCCTCGGCATCGACTGCACCGCCGATGGGGCAGGGGAGATCGCGCGCCGCGCGCGTGGTACCCCGCGTATCGCCAACCGCCTGCTGCGACGCGTGCGCGACTATGCGCAGGTCAAGGCCGGTGGCCACATCGACGAGCCCGTGGCCCAGGCCGCGATGAAGATGCTCAAGGTCGACCCGGAAGGCTTCGACGAGCTTGACCGGCGCCTGCTCAAGACCATGGTCGACTACTTCGATGGTGGCCCGGTCGGCATCGAATCGCTGGCCGCGGCGCTGTCCGAAGAGCGTGGCACCCTGGAAGACGTGGTCGAGCCGTACCTGATCCAGCAGGGCTTCCTGGTGCGTACCGCGCGTGGCCGCATGGCCACCCACAAAGCCTACCGGCACATGGGTCTGAAGCCGAAGAACCCGCCGCAGGACCTGTTCGCGGAGGTTCCCGATGTCGGTTGA
- a CDS encoding potassium transporter Kup: MSSSQTPHAAAPGGHGHAPSAGGLALVIGAIGVVFGDIGTSPLYTLKEAFSPHYGLNSDHDTVLGVLSLAFWALNLVVTLKYVTIIMRADNDGEGGIMALMALTQRTLRNGSRSAYVVGILGIFGASLFFGDGVITPAMSVLSAVEGLEVAAPGLHVFIVPVTLVVLLAVFAAQRFGTEKIGKAFGPIMAIWFVSLAAIGIYNIVDAPEVLKAFNPWWGIRFFMEHGWHGIFILGAVVLAVTGGEALYADMGHFGLRPIRHAWYFFVLPCLVLNYLGQGALVLNHPEALKNPFFEAVPSWALYPMIILATMAAVIASQSVITGAFSVSRQAMQLGYIPRMRIKHTSHDTIGQIYIPGINWGIAVMVFGLVLAFRSSSNLAVAYGISVSATMLIDTLLLAVVARSLWPKSRGWLLPLCVVFFIIDLGFVIANGAKLLQGAWFPVVLGIFLFTMMRTWRRGRELLRDEIRKDGIRLDTFLPGLMLAPPVRVPGTAVFLTADPTVAPHALMHNLKHNKVLHERNVFLHVETLPIPYAMEGQRLKIESVGDEFYRVYVRFGFMETPDVPLALMRSCDHGGIYFDPMDTTFFASRETIVATANRGMPIWRDKLFALMHRNAAPATGFFRIPGNRLVELGAQVEI; this comes from the coding sequence ATGTCCAGCAGTCAAACCCCGCACGCAGCCGCCCCCGGCGGCCATGGCCACGCCCCCTCCGCTGGAGGACTGGCGCTGGTCATCGGTGCGATCGGCGTGGTCTTCGGCGATATCGGTACCAGCCCGCTGTACACCCTGAAGGAGGCGTTCTCGCCGCACTACGGGCTCAACAGCGACCACGATACCGTGCTGGGCGTGCTGTCGCTGGCGTTCTGGGCGCTGAACCTGGTGGTGACGCTGAAGTACGTCACCATCATCATGCGCGCCGACAACGATGGCGAGGGCGGCATCATGGCGCTGATGGCGTTGACCCAGCGCACGCTGCGCAACGGCTCGCGCTCGGCTTATGTGGTGGGCATCCTCGGCATCTTCGGCGCCTCGCTGTTCTTCGGCGACGGCGTGATCACCCCGGCCATGTCCGTGCTCAGTGCGGTCGAAGGCCTGGAGGTGGCTGCGCCCGGACTGCATGTCTTCATCGTGCCGGTCACCCTGGTGGTGCTGCTGGCAGTGTTCGCCGCGCAACGCTTCGGTACCGAGAAGATCGGCAAGGCGTTCGGCCCGATCATGGCGATCTGGTTCGTATCGCTGGCGGCGATCGGCATCTACAACATTGTCGATGCGCCCGAGGTGCTGAAGGCCTTCAACCCGTGGTGGGGCATCCGCTTCTTCATGGAGCACGGCTGGCACGGCATCTTCATTCTCGGTGCAGTGGTGCTGGCGGTGACCGGCGGCGAAGCGCTGTATGCGGACATGGGCCACTTCGGCCTGCGCCCGATCCGCCACGCCTGGTACTTCTTCGTGCTGCCGTGCCTGGTGCTGAACTACCTGGGGCAGGGCGCACTGGTGCTCAACCACCCCGAGGCCCTGAAGAACCCGTTCTTCGAGGCGGTGCCCTCGTGGGCGCTGTACCCGATGATCATCCTGGCCACCATGGCGGCGGTGATCGCCTCGCAGTCGGTCATCACCGGCGCGTTCTCAGTCTCGCGCCAGGCCATGCAGCTGGGCTACATCCCGCGCATGCGCATCAAGCACACCTCGCACGACACCATCGGCCAGATCTACATCCCGGGCATCAACTGGGGCATCGCGGTGATGGTGTTCGGCCTGGTGCTGGCGTTCCGCAGTTCGTCCAACCTGGCCGTGGCCTACGGCATCTCGGTGTCGGCCACGATGCTGATCGACACCCTGCTGCTGGCCGTGGTGGCACGTTCGCTGTGGCCGAAGTCGCGTGGCTGGCTGCTGCCGCTGTGCGTGGTGTTCTTCATCATCGACCTCGGCTTCGTCATCGCCAACGGCGCCAAGCTGCTGCAGGGCGCCTGGTTCCCGGTGGTGCTGGGCATCTTCCTGTTCACCATGATGCGCACCTGGCGGCGTGGCCGCGAGCTGCTGCGTGATGAGATCCGCAAGGACGGCATCCGCCTGGACACCTTCCTGCCGGGCCTGATGCTGGCACCGCCGGTACGCGTGCCGGGCACCGCGGTGTTCCTCACCGCCGACCCGACCGTGGCCCCGCACGCGCTGATGCACAACCTCAAGCACAACAAGGTGCTGCACGAGCGCAACGTGTTCCTGCACGTGGAAACCCTGCCCATTCCCTATGCGATGGAAGGGCAGCGGCTGAAGATCGAGTCGGTGGGCGACGAGTTCTACCGGGTCTATGTGCGCTTCGGTTTCATGGAAACCCCGGACGTGCCGCTGGCGCTGATGCGCTCGTGTGACCACGGCGGCATCTACTTCGACCCGATGGACACCACCTTCTTTGCCAGCCGCGAAACCATTGTGGCCACCGCCAACCGCGGCATGCCGATCTGGCGCGACAAGCTGTTCGCGCTGATGCATCGCAACGCCGCCCCGGCCACGGGCTTCTTCCGGATTCCGGGCAACCGCCTGGTGGAACTCGGCGCGCAGGTGGAGATTTAA
- the tolQ gene encoding protein TolQ — protein sequence MIATLLALQATVTEALPADVSNAATQTLAQATTGGGINYLELMAKASLPVKIIVLLLLVGSFVSWVIIFRKARVFKQATREADEFENRFWSGADLGKLYSAATDRSRSVTGLEAIFEAGFREYTRLRDKRRLDGRAQLEGAQRAMRTTYTREVDQLERNLELLANIGSTAPYVGLVGTVFGIMVTMHDMISSGAQAGIAAVAPGISEALFATAIGLFVAIPAVWAYNRFTTRVERMSVRFETFAEEFSSILQRQSAGDE from the coding sequence ATGATCGCAACGCTCCTGGCCCTGCAGGCCACGGTCACCGAGGCACTGCCGGCCGACGTCAGCAACGCCGCGACACAGACCCTTGCCCAGGCCACCACCGGCGGCGGCATCAACTACCTCGAACTGATGGCCAAGGCCAGCCTGCCGGTGAAGATCATCGTGCTGCTGCTGCTGGTCGGCTCGTTCGTCAGCTGGGTGATCATTTTCCGCAAGGCCCGCGTGTTCAAGCAGGCCACCCGCGAAGCCGACGAGTTCGAGAACCGCTTCTGGTCCGGCGCGGACCTGGGCAAGCTGTACAGCGCGGCCACCGACCGCAGCCGCAGCGTGACCGGCCTGGAAGCCATCTTCGAAGCAGGGTTCCGCGAATACACCCGCCTGCGTGACAAGCGCCGCCTGGATGGCCGCGCACAGCTGGAAGGCGCGCAGCGCGCGATGCGCACCACCTATACCCGCGAAGTGGACCAGCTTGAGCGCAACCTGGAACTGCTGGCCAACATCGGTTCGACCGCGCCGTACGTGGGCCTGGTCGGCACCGTGTTCGGCATCATGGTGACCATGCACGACATGATCAGCAGTGGTGCGCAGGCCGGCATCGCCGCCGTCGCGCCGGGCATCTCCGAGGCACTGTTCGCTACCGCCATCGGCCTGTTCGTGGCGATCCCGGCGGTGTGGGCCTACAACCGCTTCACCACGCGCGTTGAGCGCATGTCGGTGCGGTTCGAGACCTTTGCCGAAGAGTTCAGCTCCATCCTGCAGCGCCAGAGCGCTGGCGACGAGTAA
- the ruvA gene encoding Holliday junction branch migration protein RuvA, which yields MIGRLRGIVAYKAPPWLVVDVNGVGYELEAPMSTFYDLPELGREVTLYTHYSQKEDSVSLYGFLREGERRLFRDVQKVSGIGAKIALAVLSGVTVEEFARMVQAGDITALTRIPGIGKKTAERMVLELRDRAAQFGAGGALPTGSGPAPADPLSDATVALQQLGYKPAEAARMARDAFNEGDEVATVIRKALQSALR from the coding sequence ATGATCGGTCGACTGCGCGGCATCGTCGCCTACAAGGCGCCGCCGTGGCTGGTGGTGGACGTGAACGGAGTGGGCTACGAACTGGAGGCGCCGATGAGCACCTTCTACGACCTGCCCGAGCTCGGCCGCGAGGTCACCCTGTATACCCACTACTCGCAGAAGGAAGACAGCGTCTCGCTGTACGGCTTCCTGCGCGAGGGCGAGCGGCGCCTGTTCCGCGATGTGCAGAAGGTCAGCGGCATCGGCGCGAAGATCGCGCTGGCCGTGCTGTCCGGCGTCACCGTCGAGGAGTTCGCGCGCATGGTCCAGGCCGGTGACATCACCGCGCTGACCCGCATTCCGGGCATCGGCAAGAAGACCGCCGAGCGCATGGTGCTGGAGCTGCGTGACCGCGCGGCCCAGTTCGGTGCCGGCGGCGCGCTGCCCACCGGCAGTGGCCCGGCCCCGGCCGATCCGCTGTCCGACGCCACCGTGGCCCTGCAGCAGCTGGGCTACAAGCCGGCCGAAGCCGCGCGCATGGCCCGTGATGCCTTCAATGAAGGCGACGAAGTGGCCACCGTGATCCGCAAGGCGCTGCAGTCGGCGCTGCGTTGA